The DNA region TCACGCGCTACGGTTCCTTGGTGGAAGCGAGGCGGGCAGGGTTACTAAATCCGCCGGCTGGAAGAGAATGGTCCGGACTCATCCGGATCTCGTTGATGAGGCGTTCGATGCACTGACGGCTCGGAAGACCGTTGGCTAAAAGCAGCTGTTACGATAGTATTTTTCTGAGATATGTCCAAAAACCGTTTAAAGTGAAATACATTGTTTGATTCAACCACGTTCTTCAGACCATATTCATTTTGAACCCTGGGCGTACAAGACTTTAAGTTCAACGCGAGGTCCCAAATGGTTTGCCGTTAAAGGTCGTCCGTAAAACCGCCCGTCTCCAGACTAGCGATcatgtattcataaaataaatacccgtagagttatctacgcgcgcatgtattgcgtgtacgtcagcccgggagcatgttgacagctcccatacaaactgagcgtacctctttttgtgggcccagtgggcctaagatggcggcctttgatatcatctagccaaacatttgaaaatggcgaatagtttaaattaatatagtttttgcctactttcggtttaaaacgacaaaataagcattctggaatcattttcttgaaaaacttgtttaaggATACGCCACGTTAAAATATCAGTCTCGAACAGTTGGAGGGAGCGTGTCGCGGAAGCCgtcacggaaaaaaagtttcccatgcaaattttgagttgcgtttttaatgggcggactccgacgaggtccacatgccatctgtcggtggatacgcgcaattcacgaaaactgtcatgttaggggacggctggtgtacgtacacaaaaaaaagttaggttaaattttgtaccagccagcaaaacaaatggtgtgctagtgtgtgtgtgatcgggcttagataactctatagtgtGATAATTATAATAGAGTtatttacgtgcgcatgtattgcgtgtacgtacacgaaaaaaagtgaggttaaattttgtccggccagcaaaatcaaatggtgcgctagtgtgtgtacgcgaaacgtcataaagctctatagagttatctacgtgcgcatgtattgcgtgtttgtacacgaagggttttgaggttaaaatttgtacccgccagcaaaaacaaatggtaagctaatgtgcgtgagatcgggcttagatagctctatagaaTTATCTAaggccgatctcacgcacactagcacaccatttgttttgctggctggtacaaaatttaacctcaatctttttcgtgcacgtacacgcaatacatgcgcacgtagataactctatagagctttatgacgtttcgcgtacacacactagcgcaccatttgattttgctggccggacaaaatttaacctcactttttttcggcGTGCTAGTGGCGTGCTagtggcgtgctagtgtgcgtgagatcgggcttagataactctatcgagaaattaaaagtgagagtgggtgcgtgcaacatggagttaaactctttgaaaagccttggtaagcttcacagcaactgcacagaaagtttgactccatgttgcgatttgacagctcgattacCTGTTCTCAACCCTTTTAAAATGCGTAGTTTTGCCTTTCCGTGTAATGTTGATAAAACATTATGTTTCATTTCAAAGTGTTCCCTTGAACTTGCCCAACACATATAGAGCTTAGAGTTATCTaagtgcgcatgtattgcgtgtacgtacacgaaaaggattgaggttaaattttgtaccggccagcaaaacaaatggtgtcctagtgtgcgtgagatcggccttagataactctatgacgtttcgcgtacgcacactagcaccccatttgttttgctggcgggttcaaaatttaacctcaatctttttcgtgtacgtacacgcaatacatgcgcacgtagataactctatacatacgcacgtagaatgctctattgacgtagactacgtcttactcgaaggtactggcacagacaaacagacgggacactcgagtgccgGACCATCGTCCTTCAAAAACGgctatttcaaatgcaattttgtttcggcatccactcacccggcgctgatggcgctgctgtcgtgacagctcacccgtcttttctcagtgtgtgtgatgcgtgtttttgtttttatgttgagcgtgagcacgtgcGAGGCAGCAAATgagaacacaaaaaaatatggaattCAGGAAATCTAACGGTGAATCACAATTCAAGATTTGCAGGAAAAGGTTGGGGCAGCCTTGGCCATAGCCCCTTGCCCCAATATTAACCCGGTAAGCCTGTTCAACTGCCTGCCGATGTCGAGGCTGCTGCTGAGGCGCCCGCTACTGCGGAGGAGTCATCTCATTCGGAGCAACCTGCTTATCCTTCGTGGACTGCTgctcagattgctgctgctggtcgtcctttTGGCCTTTGTGCGATATTGCGCCACTCAATCTTTTTTCCACAGTTCAGTTTCTGTGGTTCTGTTTCGATATAAATTTAACGGCAGCATTTTTTGGAACCTTTGCCTTGCTTTTGTTGTTTGGCGCCGTGGACACGTTCCCCGCGGATGTTTCCAAACCTGGGGGAGGAGGAATCTTCGACAGAACTTGGAAGCAACGGGGAGGACCAGTGGTTTGATCTCTATCGTTGCGGTTGTAGTGCGTCGTTGCTGGTGCTGCCGCATGATTTGGCTCATGAGGTTCTGCCATTGGAAACGGAACTGATTCCCCGTCATCTTCGacgttgatttttattttttgcattgggTACTGACGATCAGCATCAACAAAATTATGTCGGTcagctgttgatgtttacaatcgttaaggcttgattgtctcacgcatacactgacatgacacatgacattaatgggtttgtattggtatgtttggtatgattttcaaaaaatatttgtatggagagtcacgtctgtttgtctgtggtactgggctgggatgggataaacaaagagaaaaaaaactattgtcaaactaaaccactttcaacatggccgcttctgtcaacctaaaccagtcctttcttatgaggagaaaatgagaagtattgtaatttgagttgaaaaaaaaataaaacaattttaaatcaattccacaaataattgtaaattgcattaacagattgattaaaatatgttcaattcAAAGGCATTTATTTCTATCGTACACCAAATGTCGACttataaacattttcattttaaaaaacaatacatttcatgaactgacgattcttttgcccattaaaaactattgttatttttttttttgcgcaatattgaacaatattaaacctgTGCGTCCCGTGAAATCAAAATGAAGAAACAACTTCGTAAAACTGgatttaaaaagatttattaAGTTTCTGTGCATAACGGGACAACGACAGGAGCAGATTTATAGATAAGAAAAAAACTTCCCCTCCCATTTAATGACTTGCAggcttttaagatttttttttctaatcgaatcgacacgatttaccTATGTTCCATTCggttcgaaaattattcagcaatttgctatcaaatttacattgttggcaaaatagttttactattgaaacaattcaatgttttaaaatgttttcaaaatgcagaaattttgcaagcaaaatgagccaAGCCGTGGTTGTCAAACAAGCAGGAAGGGGGTGAGgaccactagcgtgcccaggtcctcaaggaaggtggggcaaaaatattagagttttgaaaatttcgtcgtttatggacaccccctgcccaattttagaacaaatttccgaggatggtggggcaactgccccatgttgccccaccctgggcacgctagtggtgAGGACTCCAAACTTTTCGGAGCTGCCCTCACTCCCCGTCTCTCATCCCACCCGGGATGAATCGGTGAAATGCCTTTCAGAAACAAATGTTGGTCTTCGGGggtgacggattgcacagctttctgaggctgctctcgcccccaacccctCTCCTTCCCCCTCATTTTGCTACCAAACATTCATTCGGTTCGCGTTTTCGTTCTTCTCTTTCCTTCCTCCATTCTATGTTCTTGTCTGAATAAGGCTTTCTATATTCAAAGATTTACCAACCCATTCAAAGTATGAttacatagagttatctaagcccgatctcaagcacactagcacgccatttgttttgctggagggtacaaaatttaacctcaatcctTTTCGTGTACGtgcacgcaatacatgcgcacgtactCTATGGCAGCTGCGGTTTTGTTCGCATTAGATTTGCCATCTCTTTCTAGTAAAAGTCAACTGaatcggaattcaattcgaatcgtatacTGGCCTAAGAGTGTGTAAGCTCTGTCTTGTTGGAGGGTCCATCTCCCACtcacgatcttattccgttaatgtattaCTTTTAACTTTGAGTGTAGTTTTACATCTTTTCGGAAATGGCAAAAATTAATGCAAATTTGGAAAATGGTTTTGGGCAAGTTTTCAAGGGAACACAAGGAAATGAAACAAGTTTTATCAACATTGCACGGAAAAATCTACGTATTTAATAAGGTAGTCTGAAGAACGTGGTTGAATCAAACAATGTATTTCACTTTAAACGGTTTTAGGacatatttcagaaaaatacTATCGTAACAGCTGCTTTTAGCCAACGGTCTTCCGAGCCGTCAGTGCTTCAATTGTCTCATCCACGAGGTAGGGATGAGTACGGAACATTTTCTTCCAGCCGGCGGATTTGGTTACCTTGGCCGCCTCGCTGCCGCTGAGGAACCCGAGCGCGTGGCTCTTCATCTCTTTGTCAGCGTGCATGTCCGCTAGCACCAAAGTGTCCGCGGCCGTTTCCGAGCTCATCTTCTTGAGGATGTGGCACCGGCAAAGACTCTTCAACGTCTGGATGTCGTACTTATCGGCCGCTTGGTACAGCTACTGCGCCATCGTTTCCAAGCAGGTCAACTGGTCCGTGTAGATGTACCGCAGCAGTTCCTTGAAGACTCCCGGTTCGACGTCGCTGATGGTGATGCAGTTCTCGGTGTTTTCTTCCATAGGATGGTTAAACATGGCCGCAAACACGGCACTCCTGGCTGAGAGGATTCCTTTGTACGCCAAGAAACGCTGCCCGTCGATCAGAATCTTTACATCGCCGAACTTTGTGCCTTCAACAAGAGTGTCCATATCTTTGGACATGCTGCTTGGCATAGGTTCTGGTAGGTTCTCATGAAGCGATTCGTTAATGATTCCTTCATACTTTGTCATTTTACAAACAATACGTAGTTGATCTCCCGGTTTCACAGCTTCAAGCAACTCTTTGTTGCCAATGAATTTATTCCAACCCCATCCCTTAGTCAACTGACGTGCTTTCGACTCTGATTCCTTACAGATAGTATTTCCTTTGGAGTCTTCCATCGCAAGCTCATATTCGACCTTGAGATTGCCTATTTCATTCGCCGCCTGAAGGAACAATCCGGAATGGGTTTCACTTTGCTTAGGATAAAATATTATGCACCATTGCACTACTTTTTCGTCCACGTCGGATggaaatttgaatgatttttgtattccaGAGACGTTTGCCCACCAGGCGCTGAAATCATTCAGGACCCACGTGATCTCGTACTTGTTTGATTTAACTGAAGTGACAAATTTTTCCTTGTGAACCTCGACGGACATGGTGAGTGGTCTGAAATTGATTGCATATTAATTAACTTAGGTTTAAATAACCACACCAATTATTTTCCACTTACAAAACCTTGacttttctgctcaaaaaaGAAACGTCGAAAGAATCCACACCG from Culex quinquefasciatus strain JHB chromosome 3, VPISU_Cqui_1.0_pri_paternal, whole genome shotgun sequence includes:
- the LOC119768885 gene encoding TD and POZ domain-containing protein 2-like; translation: MSSETAADTLVLADMHADKEMKSHALGFLSGSEAAKVTKSAGWKKMFRTHPYLVDETIEALTARKTVG